GCGGCCGAAGCACGTCGCGCATGCCGTGGAACGTCTGGTAGATGATCCGGTAGTGGTAGCAGTCGAACGGCGTTTTCGTCTCGACGTCGGTCACGCGTCGCGTGTGCATCGTGCCGACCCTCTTTGCCGCGATGTCGACGCAATGCCGGCCGAAGTCACGCGCGTCGCCTGACCACTCGGCGAGGTACGCCAACTGCCTCGTCCAACCGCCGAGCCCGAGTTCGATCGGCAGGCCGAAGGGGAAATCCATCGCCCAGAGCGTTCTGTCGCTGGCTTGAATCGCATCGACCAGTGCCGCCAGCGCCGGCGCTCGATCGGGCGTGCCAGCGAGCGACTCCAGCGGCTCGACTTGGTCCACGATCAGTCGCGCGCCTTCAACGTTCGCTGAGGCGATCCACGCGTTGCGTCCAGCCTTGGCGGCACCGCTGAAGTCGACACCGACGACACGTTCGAGGGTCAGCACCCAGCC
The nucleotide sequence above comes from Planctomycetota bacterium. Encoded proteins:
- a CDS encoding DUF429 domain-containing protein, which gives rise to MLTLERVVGVDFSGAAKAGRNAWIASANVEGARLIVDQVEPLESLAGTPDRAPALAALVDAIQASDRTLWAMDFPFGLPIELGLGGWTRQLAYLAEWSGDARDFGRHCVDIAAKRVGTMHTRRVTDVETKTPFDCYHYRIIYQTFHGMRDVLRPLTKDRATAILPFQHRRAASARRLVVEACPSSTLKRLGLPHQRYKQPTAKLVDAAHRLVRETILKGLSRSVKLKPRVRKTLLDNPGGDALDAVIAAVGGWHGWRTLGTGHEGAGGRYPREGRVYA